CGGGCCCGGCATCCGGGAGACCAGGTGGTCCACCGCGCCGATCTCGGTCCGGCCGAGCGCGGCGAGCACCGCCTCGTCCCCGCCGGGCACCGGGTCCGGCTCCATCAGCGGGGTACCGGCCGCCAGACCGGCCCGGTAGTGGCTCTCCTCGATCGAGTAGGGCTCGCGGTCCAGCAGCCGGAGCTGACGGCGCACCACCACCGCCTCGCCGGGCCGCAGTCCGAGCCGCTCGGCGATGTCCACCCGGGCCCGGACGATCAGCATCTCGAAGTCGACGGTGAGCCGGCGCCCGGCCGCCCTGGCCTCCCTGGCGTAGACCTCGGTCGGTGCGGCCAGGCAGTCCCGCTGCCCCGGCAGCTGGCCCGGCAGCAGGGCCGGGCCGTACACCCGGTGGTCCAGCACCGGGTGCTCCTTGAGGTAGGTGCCCTTGCCCTGCAGCCGGACCAGCCGGCCTTCGTTGACCAGCACGTCGACCGCGAGCCGGACGGTGTTCCTGGCGACGCCGTACTGCTGCTCCAGCTCGGTCTCGACCGGCAGCGGTGAGTCGCCCCGCCACTCGCCGGCGGCGATCCGGCGGCGCAGGTCGGCGGCGAGTCGTTGGTACTTCGGTGATTGGGTACTGCCCCGTGGGATTGTCACCCGAGTGAATGTAGCGATCCGGCTTGCGCCATTTCAGCGAAACCGGCCAATATTGGCCGAGATCGGGGAACTCGGTATTGACCCCGACCAGGTCGTTCGCAGTCGCCCGGCGGCTCCCCGGTTCTGACGAAAGTCTGACCGAAAGGGTCGCATCCAGCCACGTACACCCGGGGGCGGAGCCATGCCCGTGACCAGTACCGCGCGCCACTTCAAGGCGCGGCCGATCAATCTTCCACACACCGGGGCCGCCGGTGCCGACCATCGCCCGGGGCGGGCCCTGGAGGCGGCCGACCGGGGCGCCTGGTCCGCCACCGCGAGCTTCCCGCCGCAGCCGCACAACGTGGCCAGGGCCCGGCAGCTGACCAGGACGGCGCTGGCCGCCTGGGGTGCCGCCGAACTCACCGACAGCGCCGAGCTGCTGATGTCCGAGCTGGTCACCAACGCGCTGCGGCACGGCCGGGGCGCGGTCTCGATCACGCTGGCACTGACCGACCGCACGCTGCAGATCTCGGTGGCCGACTTCGGCCGCAGCCTGCCGGAGGCCAGGGAGGCGGCCGACGAGGACGCCCACGGCCGCGGGCTGGCCATCGTCGGGGCGCTCTGCTCCGA
This genomic interval from Kitasatospora gansuensis contains the following:
- a CDS encoding GntR family transcriptional regulator → MTIPRGSTQSPKYQRLAADLRRRIAAGEWRGDSPLPVETELEQQYGVARNTVRLAVDVLVNEGRLVRLQGKGTYLKEHPVLDHRVYGPALLPGQLPGQRDCLAAPTEVYAREARAAGRRLTVDFEMLIVRARVDIAERLGLRPGEAVVVRRQLRLLDREPYSIEESHYRAGLAAGTPLMEPDPVPGGDEAVLAALGRTEIGAVDHLVSRMPGPEEAAWFQGGPGAPLLVQTRVGYDARGPVRVIETRYSADRCRLVYGLGELGARPVPEAPVAPPQEERSHGF
- a CDS encoding ATP-binding protein; amino-acid sequence: MTSTARHFKARPINLPHTGAAGADHRPGRALEAADRGAWSATASFPPQPHNVARARQLTRTALAAWGAAELTDSAELLMSELVTNALRHGRGAVSITLALTDRTLQISVADFGRSLPEAREAADEDAHGRGLAIVGALCSDWSVTTRLTGKTVSCWLEVDRKND